The DNA window TAAAAACACCGGGTTCTGATGTGGCAATCAGTGGGCAGGGTTTGGGGTTGCTTTGACAAAACTGCAGAAAATCCGCTGCTGAATCAGCAGGCAGAATAACTAAATTACACTGCACGTAGCCATTGCAATGCCCTGAGGTGTTACCGCTGTGCTCGCCGCCGCGGATTTTTTTACGCAGCTGCTGCGGTGATAGCGTCTGTTCAATGCTGTTATTGGGCTCTTTCATGGGCAATTCCAACTAATGTTTAGCGAGTCTAACAAAGCTTCTGGGTGAACTCATTAGCTGTACCCCAGAGGTACTATTATTAAAGTGGGATCATAGCCTAGCGCCAGTGCTTCGCCCAGCTGTCAAGTACGCGCTCTGAATACCAGTACTGACCATAGCTGCCATTGTAGCGGGCTAGGGCATCTGCAAGGCGCCCCTTCTCTCTATCGAGATAGTATTTGAGGATGGTGCAGCCATAGCGCAGGTTGGTTTGTATATTGATTAGGTTGTCTTCTGGACGTCCGATTTCATGTTTCCAGAAAGGCATGATTTGCATTATTCCCTGGGCGCCGGCAGAGGAAACCGCATAACCATCAAAGTGACTTTCCACTTCAATTAATGCGAGAACAATCTCAGGGGAGAGTCCTGCACGAGAGGCTTCGCTATGAATGAGTTTTAGTAGGGAGATACGCTGGGTAGGGTCTTTAACTAATCGGGCCAGTGCCGGTTCTTTTTCCACGAGCCACACTTGGGCATCGTATTGATTGTCAAAACTATCCGCTTCGCTGGCGGCCTGCCTAAGCAGGGATAAGAGTGCCGGGTCCAGAGTAGGTTTCTCGAGAGAAACTGCGCTGGTTGATATAGACAGGAGAACAAAGGCCACAGCAATCCACTGCGGCCATAATAAATGTCTACTTAGTAATCTTCTCGGCAATAAAATCATCCAGCTTGTCCATAGCTATATGTTGATTTTCTGGTTCCCGGCGATTGCGGTATTCGACGTTTCCCTCAGCCAAACCCCGGTCGCCAATAACGATGCGATGGGGAATACCAATCAGTTCGATATCTGCCAACATGCCACCGAGACGGGCTTTGGGCTCGTCCATAAACAGCACTTCACAACCGGCACCAACTAGTTTGTTATAGAGCGCCAGACAGGTTTCAGCAACCAGCTCAGACTTGTGCATGTTGATCGGCACTATAGCGACCTGGAACGGTGCGATCGACTCTGGCCAGATAATGCCGTTGTCATCGTGGTTCTGTTCTATAGCGGCGGCAACAATACGACTCACTCCTATACCATAGCAGCCCATGGACATGGCGCAGTCTTTACCGTTCTCGTCGAGCACTGTGGCTTTCATAGCTTCGCTGTATTTGGTGCCGAGCTGGAAGATATGGCCCACTTCAATGCCGCGCTTAATTTCCAATACGCCTTTGCCATCTGGGCTTGGGTCGCCGGCGATGACATTGCGGATATCAGCGACTGTGAACTCGCCACAGTCGCGCTGCCAGTTGACGCCGGTGAGATGATAGCCGTCGCGATTGGCGCCACAGACAAAGTCGCTGAGCTGCGCGGCCCAGTGATCCACAACTATGGGCAGGTTGAGATTCACCGGCCCAATAGATCCCGGCGAGCAGTTCAATGTGCTTTTAATCTGTTCCTCAGTGGCGAAAGTCACCTCAGTTTCCAAGCCTAAGGCGCGCTGAGCTTTAACTTCATTGAGTTCATGATCACCACGGATCATCAGACCATAGAGTTGAGTTTTTCCCTCTTTATCTTCGGCGCTAACAATTAGGGCCTTCAGCGTTTTCTCAGCGCTAGTGTCGATAAACTCGCAGAGCTGCTTAATCGTGTGCACGCCGGGGGTCGCCAATTCGGCCATTTCGTCTGTGCCGGGCAGGGCAGTTTCGCTGGGTGCCAGTGCGTCAGCTTTCTCTATATTGGCGGCGTAATCACTCTCGCTGGAAAAGACGATTGCGTCTTCCCCGGAATCTGCCAATACATGAAATTCATGGGAGACACTGCCACCGATGCTGCCGGTGTCGGCCAACACTGCGCGATAGACCAGACCGGTGCGATCGAAAATCGTTGAATAGGTCTTGTACATCAGGTCGTAAGTCTCTTGCAAAGACGCACTGTCTATATGGAAGGAATAGGCATCCTTCATGCAAAACTCTCTGGTGCGCATAACACCAAAGCGTGGACGGCGCTCATCGCGAAACTTGGTTTGGATTTGATAGAAGTTAGCCGGCAACTGTTTGTAGCTGCGAATTTCATTGCGCACAATGTCGGTGATCACTTCTTCGTGAGTCGGCCCGAGGCAGAACTCGCGACCATGACGGTCCTTAATACGCAGTAATTCGGGGCCAAACTGTCCCCAGCGTCCAGATTCTTCCCAAAGATCCGCAGGCTGTACTACCGGCATCATCATTTCTAATGCACCGGATCTGTCCATCTCTTGACGGACAATGGCTTCGACTTTACGAAATACCCGCAGGCCAAGAGGCAGCCAAGAGTAGAGGCCTGAGGCCACTTTACGGATCATGCCGGCACGCAGCATCAACTGGTGGCTGATCACTTCGGCATCGGCGGGAGATTCTTTTTTTGTTGAAATCAGGTATTGGCTGGCGCGCATGGTTTCTCTTACACTGCTGGTAGTTGATTTAGGCGGTCATTTTACGGCTCAGAGCTGTCGCCGTATAGAGAGTAAGCAGAGATAAGCATAGATGAGGACAAAATGTTTCAATTAGATCCCCGATTAGAAGCTGATACGCTGTTGCTGGGTGCTTTTCCGTTGAGTTTATTACTGCTCAGTAAAGACGCCAATTACCCCTGGTGTATTTTGGTGCCCAAGCGCGAGGGCATGCGCGAGATCTATCAGCTTAACCAAGCCGATCGACAGCAGCTATTGCAGGAGTCCTGTCTACTGGCCGAGACATTATCTGACGAATTTGGGGCGGACAAAATAAATGTTGCGACTATAGGTAATATGGTCCCGCAACTGCATATGCACCATGTGGTGCGATTTGAAAATGATGCTGCCTGGCCCGGACCGGTCTGGGGCGCGGTGGCTGCAGCGACCTATGCACCGCAGCTGTTAACTGAGACAGCTGCACGTGTTGTCGCTGCGCTTGCACCATTGGGACTGCAAACTGAGCTGGCCTGATTGGCGCCCGACGTAGCGGCTGTTACTGGGCCATATCTTTTAGGCCTTTTAAAGCATGGACTTTCACCGCGACTGACGCAGGGCGTGCTTTAAAGGTAGTCTCTTTGCCAGTGAAAGGGTTTATACCTTTATAGGCTTTCTTGGCCGGACGTTTAACTGTGTGAATTTTAATTAGGCCGGCAAGCACAAATTCACCCACTGAGCGCTTTTTAACATGGCGTTCCACCAGGGTTGCCAGTTCAGTGAGCAGAGTATTGACTTGTTTGCGAGTCAAACCCGAGTTGGTGGCCAGTTCACTGATGATTTGAGTCTTGCTATAGCGTTCGCGCACAGCAGTGATTTTTTTGCTCGGTGCGATCTTGGCGGCAGTAGCTTTTTTTGCCGGAGCTTTTTTTACTGCAACTTTTTTAGGGGCTTTTGTCACAGTCGATTTTTTAACGCTGGCGGTTTTTTTAGCAGCGGATAGAGTCTTTTGCTTAGCCGGTTTTTTAGCCTTTTTAGCCTTTTTAGCAGTTGAGGTTGCTTTCGCAGATCCTTTCTTAAC is part of the SAR92 clade bacterium H455 genome and encodes:
- a CDS encoding lytic transglycosylase domain-containing protein, encoding MAFVLLSISTSAVSLEKPTLDPALLSLLRQAASEADSFDNQYDAQVWLVEKEPALARLVKDPTQRISLLKLIHSEASRAGLSPEIVLALIEVESHFDGYAVSSAGAQGIMQIMPFWKHEIGRPEDNLINIQTNLRYGCTILKYYLDREKGRLADALARYNGSYGQYWYSERVLDSWAKHWR
- a CDS encoding proline--tRNA ligase, which produces MRASQYLISTKKESPADAEVISHQLMLRAGMIRKVASGLYSWLPLGLRVFRKVEAIVRQEMDRSGALEMMMPVVQPADLWEESGRWGQFGPELLRIKDRHGREFCLGPTHEEVITDIVRNEIRSYKQLPANFYQIQTKFRDERRPRFGVMRTREFCMKDAYSFHIDSASLQETYDLMYKTYSTIFDRTGLVYRAVLADTGSIGGSVSHEFHVLADSGEDAIVFSSESDYAANIEKADALAPSETALPGTDEMAELATPGVHTIKQLCEFIDTSAEKTLKALIVSAEDKEGKTQLYGLMIRGDHELNEVKAQRALGLETEVTFATEEQIKSTLNCSPGSIGPVNLNLPIVVDHWAAQLSDFVCGANRDGYHLTGVNWQRDCGEFTVADIRNVIAGDPSPDGKGVLEIKRGIEVGHIFQLGTKYSEAMKATVLDENGKDCAMSMGCYGIGVSRIVAAAIEQNHDDNGIIWPESIAPFQVAIVPINMHKSELVAETCLALYNKLVGAGCEVLFMDEPKARLGGMLADIELIGIPHRIVIGDRGLAEGNVEYRNRREPENQHIAMDKLDDFIAEKITK
- a CDS encoding HU family DNA-binding protein, with amino-acid sequence MTKAPKKVAVKKAPAKKATAAKIAPSKKITAVRERYSKTQIISELATNSGLTRKQVNTLLTELATLVERHVKKRSVGEFVLAGLIKIHTVKRPAKKAYKGINPFTGKETTFKARPASVAVKVHALKGLKDMAQ
- a CDS encoding HIT domain-containing protein; the encoded protein is MFQLDPRLEADTLLLGAFPLSLLLLSKDANYPWCILVPKREGMREIYQLNQADRQQLLQESCLLAETLSDEFGADKINVATIGNMVPQLHMHHVVRFENDAAWPGPVWGAVAAATYAPQLLTETAARVVAALAPLGLQTELA